The Synergistales bacterium genome contains the following window.
AGTGTACCACAAAACCCAAACAAACAACTGTTTCTTCATCACAAAAGAGCGCGCCTCTTATTGAAAGGAATACTGCAGAAACATCCGGAGCTTCTCCTCGTCCATTCCCGCATAGACCTCGCCGCGGAACCCCACCACCGCATCGACATTACAGGGGCCGCCGAGACAGGAACTGGGGATCACATTCACCTCGTCTTCCAGCCCAAGCTCTGTCACCACATCTTGGGCAACAGGGATGAACGCCCGGCTGCAGGGCCTGCAGACATAGAGGTCTTCCGCCGCATAGGCCCGGGAAAAGAGGACAACACCGCTTGCGACAACCAGCACCGCCAACCCGACAAGCAACAACCGCTTCATTGTGATCACTCCTTCTATCCGCTTTCCTTCGTCACGTTCTGCATGGTAAGGGTATCCCCCAACGCAGACTCCGTGAATGGTGAACCGCGCAGTACGGGATACGACATTCCACTGAATCCTCAAACCCCCCCACACAGCTATGTCCGCACCGGCAGGAAGCCCTGAGGGGTGGACACAATGGCTGATTGTCTCTTGAACAGCGTAACGTCCAGTGGGATAATCATTGTACTGAAGGGAGGGAACAGATCATGCGCAAAGCGTTGGCCGCCATCGACGAAAGCACGATCAGCAAAGAGCTTATCTCCTATGCCTTCCGCTACGCTTCACTGGAGCAGCTGGACGGATTGACCTTCTTCCACGTCATCAATCAGCCCCACTTCTCCAAGGATCTCCACTACTCCTACACGCTTCCCGACGAAGATGATCTGATCAACAGAGCAACCAGCAGATTCACCGGCATCATCGAGGAGGAGCGGGAAAAGAGCGATGCGGCTGTCTGCCCCTACCAGCTCCATGTGCGGGTGGGAACGGCCTACCACAAGATCATCGAGGAGGCCCGCAAGCCGGAGTACGAGATCATCCTGATCGGCCACCGGGGCCTCAACGACATCGAGGAGTTCTTTATCGGCAGCGTTGCGTCAAAGGTAGTCCGGCACGCCCCCTGTTCCGTGCTCGTCTACCATCCCAGACTGACGTTCCACCCCAGCGAGGAACCCCAGACGTAAGGACGAGAGACACAAAAAGCCGATTGTGCGCGAGGGGAGCATCCCTTGTCACACAATCGGCCCGGCACAGCATCGTCGCACCCTTGCGCTTGTACCGCTCTACCCGAACGAATCGGCGCTGTCGTCGAGCATACCCCCCCGGTCAGCCTGCAATGCGGTTCTGGCACAGAGGCCGAGGATACCCCTGCGGACCTTCGGTTCGATGGGCGCCCACTTCCTGAAACGTTCCGACCACTCCTCACCGTCGATATCGAGATCCACCCGACGGCCGGGGATGTCTACGACAATGGGATCACCATCCTGAATAATCGCAATGGGACCGCCCACAGCCGCTTCGGGGG
Protein-coding sequences here:
- a CDS encoding universal stress protein translates to MRKALAAIDESTISKELISYAFRYASLEQLDGLTFFHVINQPHFSKDLHYSYTLPDEDDLINRATSRFTGIIEEEREKSDAAVCPYQLHVRVGTAYHKIIEEARKPEYEIILIGHRGLNDIEEFFIGSVASKVVRHAPCSVLVYHPRLTFHPSEEPQT